Proteins encoded together in one Manis pentadactyla isolate mManPen7 chromosome 6, mManPen7.hap1, whole genome shotgun sequence window:
- the RAB17 gene encoding ras-related protein Rab-17 gives MAQAVGAPRSGAVPGQPCVFKLVLLGSGSVGKSSLALRFVKNDFKNILPTVGCAFFTKLVDLGAVSLKFEIWDTAGQEKYHSVCHLYFRGANAALLVYDITRRDSFCKAQQWLKDLEREISPGEVVVMLVGNKTDLDEEREVTFQEGKEFAESKRLLFMEASARLNHQVTEVFSTVARELLRREEAQGGPAPKGDERLALKAGLARQARCCAR, from the exons ATGGCGCAGGCAGTTGGGGCCCCCCGCTCTGGTGCCGTCCCCGGCCAGCCCTGTGTGTTCAAGCTGGTCCTCTTGGGAAGCGGCTCTGTGGGCAAGTCTAGCTTGGCTCTTCGGTTCGTGAAGAATGACTTCAAGAACATCCTGCCTACTGTGGGAT GTGCGTTCTTCACAAAGCTGGTGGACCTGGGTGCAGTGTCTCTGAAGTTTGAGATCTGGGACACGGCTGGCCAGGAGAAGTACCACAGCGTCTGCCACCTCTACTTCAGGGGGGCCAACGCTGCACTTCTGGTGTATGACATCACCAGAAGG gaTTCCTTCTGCAAGGCTCAACAGTGGCTGAAGGACCTGGAGAGGGAGATCTCCCCAGGAGAAGTCGTGGTAATGCTGGTGGGCAACAAGACGGACCTCGACGAGGAACGGGAGGTCACCTTCCAG GAAGGGAAGGAGTTTGCAGAGAGCAAGCGCTTGCTGTTCATGGAGGCCTCGGCCAGGCTGAACCACCAGGTGACCGAGGTCTTCAGCACTGTGG CCCGGGAGCTGCTGCGGAGAGAGGAGGCACAGGGGGGCCCAGCGCCGAAGGGAGATGAGCGGCTGGCTCTGAAGGCAGGGCTGGCCCGGCAGGCCAGGTGCTGCGCCCGCTAG
- the PRLH gene encoding prolactin-releasing peptide: protein MKGFPAWSVCLLLLDLALQGTASRAPQHSMETRTPDIDPAWYAGRGIRPVGRFGRRRAALQNVRKPSLWHLLACFPLEGGAEPSRDG, encoded by the exons ATGAAGGGGTTTCCGGCCTGGTCTGTGTGCCTGCTGCTGCTGGACCTGGCCCTGCAGGGGACTGCGAGCCGAGCCCCCCAGCACTCCATGGAGACCCGCA CGCCTGACATTGACCCTGCCTGGTACGCGGGCCGTGGGATCAGGCCTGTGGGCCGCTTTGGTCGGAGGAGAGCAGCCCTGCAGAACGTCCGGAAGCCGAGCCTCTGGCACCTGCTGGCTTGCTTCCCCCTGGAAGGGGGCGCTGAGCCCTCCCGGGATGGGTGA